One Campylobacterota bacterium DNA segment encodes these proteins:
- a CDS encoding glycosyltransferase family 2 protein yields the protein MSNTFNKTISVIIATYNGAAYIRAQLESIAAQTLQPTEIIVQDDCSSDDTVEIVRSYRSSLPITLHVNPQNLGYVRNFESALAKAQGEYIALCDQDDVWEAHKLETLMNAIGDRSLVYSDSYLIDARGKRIGKTLSQKLRNRFIAATTPLSFVYDNCVSAHAMVLHRSLLPNLFPFPSRIHFDAWIAACAASAGGIAYVDEPLVGYRQHASNTLSCNGRQKCSLFHEIARKHAKKTQGHVSNAEVIDELLHIPTLTRSDRDTLIRLKQAHDAFPHRWFNPSMLRLLLRNRTALFAITRRHPIGLALKKSFGLKLYRALPFL from the coding sequence ATGTCAAACACATTTAATAAAACTATATCCGTTATTATCGCCACCTACAACGGTGCAGCCTATATCCGCGCGCAGCTGGAATCGATCGCGGCACAGACCCTTCAGCCGACCGAAATCATCGTTCAGGACGACTGTTCGAGCGACGATACCGTCGAAATCGTCCGAAGCTATCGTTCCTCTCTTCCGATCACGCTGCACGTCAATCCCCAAAACCTCGGTTATGTCCGTAATTTCGAATCGGCTCTTGCCAAAGCGCAGGGCGAGTACATCGCACTGTGCGATCAGGACGACGTATGGGAAGCACACAAGCTCGAAACCCTCATGAACGCCATCGGCGACAGATCGCTTGTCTACAGCGATTCGTATTTGATCGATGCCCGGGGCAAGAGGATCGGGAAAACGCTTTCGCAAAAACTGCGCAACCGCTTTATCGCCGCTACCACACCTCTTTCGTTCGTGTACGACAATTGTGTTTCCGCACACGCTATGGTGCTGCACCGTTCGTTGCTTCCCAACCTGTTCCCCTTCCCCTCACGTATCCATTTCGATGCATGGATCGCCGCCTGCGCCGCTTCGGCCGGAGGAATCGCCTACGTCGACGAGCCGCTCGTAGGATACCGTCAGCATGCGTCCAATACCCTCAGCTGCAACGGTCGCCAAAAATGTTCGCTCTTTCATGAAATCGCTCGTAAACACGCCAAAAAAACACAGGGGCACGTCTCAAACGCCGAAGTGATCGACGAACTGCTGCACATTCCCACCCTGACCCGCAGCGACCGGGACACCCTGATTCGTCTCAAACAGGCACACGACGCGTTCCCGCACCGCTGGTTCAACCCTTCCATGCTGCGCCTGCTGCTGCGCAACCGTACCGCTCTTTTCGCCATCACGCGCCGTCACCCCATCGGGCTTGCCCTCAAAAAATCTTTCGGCCTCAAACTCTACCGCGCGCTTCCGTTTCTCTGA
- a CDS encoding GIY-YIG nuclease family protein, whose translation MHLSVSAVISDHQNSPYFVYILRCGDGTLYTGITRNVEKRLAEHNDSPKGAKYTRSRRPLTLVYREPCRDKSCALKREKAIKKMTRPQKEAFLESSKQI comes from the coding sequence TTGCATTTATCTGTCTCTGCCGTAATCTCCGATCATCAAAATTCTCCTTACTTCGTTTATATTCTTCGCTGCGGCGACGGTACGCTCTATACCGGTATTACCCGCAACGTCGAAAAACGGCTGGCCGAACATAACGATTCTCCCAAAGGGGCGAAATATACCCGTTCACGTCGGCCGTTGACTCTCGTCTACCGTGAACCCTGCCGCGATAAAAGCTGTGCGCTTAAACGCGAAAAAGCGATCAAAAAAATGACCCGCCCCCAAAAAGAAGCCTTTTTAGAAAGCTCCAAGCAAATCTAG
- a CDS encoding rhodanese-like domain-containing protein, with amino-acid sequence MALKRITNLLSWVVVMGVIGYFAYMRGWILADFESVSPAQAQALLQKEGGIVLLDVRTPEEFAQERIEGASSLPLGSLETNLPKLEPFKSKTIVVYCQSGMRSVAAARILQRNGFKPVNLEGGIGAWESEGLPLDRR; translated from the coding sequence ATGGCACTCAAACGGATTACGAACCTTTTATCCTGGGTCGTAGTGATGGGTGTCATCGGGTATTTTGCCTACATGCGGGGATGGATCCTTGCCGATTTCGAGTCGGTGTCCCCCGCCCAGGCCCAGGCGCTTTTGCAAAAAGAGGGGGGCATCGTATTGCTCGACGTCCGAACCCCCGAAGAGTTTGCGCAAGAGCGGATCGAGGGGGCTTCTTCGCTTCCCCTGGGCTCCCTCGAAACCAATCTCCCCAAGCTCGAACCGTTCAAAAGCAAAACGATCGTCGTCTATTGCCAAAGCGGAATGCGCAGCGTCGCCGCCGCACGAATACTGCAGCGTAACGGATTTAAACCGGTAAATCTCGAAGGCGGAATCGGGGCGTGGGAAAGTGAAGGACTCCCGCTTGATCGGCGATAA
- a CDS encoding AarF/UbiB family protein, whose protein sequence is MSYYSPLRLWRIFLLLLSLYLLIKKRESFLGIRPLSPLRLRETITVLGTSFVKLAQVLATRSDFFDEAYLRELGTLHDDLPPMSPAERKRVFARAFPADPFVRFEEKAIASASIGQVHAAWLEGDVKVAVKLRREGIERRVRADIRILRSFNRFFRPLFSTLTRHSIEAVIEEFAAMIVRECSFNEERRNLEKFSAMYAHSGIVFPTHYPRWCSDDAIVMSFEEGWRFDERERIGEAGIDVAVLIEKLVRFYTDQMLVKGFFHADPHPGNLLVRSDGALVLLDFGMVKRVPNDTRIAIIELIRSANERDFEGYVSAAKRLGTVAYDAPSAELAEFTERMFDIFGNDALDSSSMQKLAFDVLDQTRNLPFKLPQEAIYILRVSAIIEGLGTTYIENFNGIKDILPILQRNIPRALGMKDSLVETLFDEFSRLPEDVGALRETLRRASRGELVVELSPRQMEQLHADLQRSLAPMYAAAGFALGAFAAWMSGWENASYVLMCAAALRMWFR, encoded by the coding sequence ATGTCGTATTATTCTCCCCTGCGGTTGTGGCGGATATTTCTCCTGCTCCTTTCGCTTTATCTTCTCATCAAAAAAAGAGAGTCGTTTCTGGGGATCAGGCCTCTGAGTCCCCTGCGGCTACGCGAAACGATTACCGTTTTGGGTACGAGTTTCGTCAAGCTTGCGCAGGTGCTGGCAACCCGGAGCGATTTTTTCGACGAGGCGTATCTGCGCGAGCTCGGGACTCTGCACGATGATTTGCCGCCGATGAGCCCGGCCGAACGCAAGAGGGTGTTTGCGCGCGCGTTTCCTGCCGATCCGTTTGTCCGGTTCGAAGAAAAGGCCATCGCTTCGGCGTCGATCGGGCAGGTGCACGCGGCGTGGCTCGAAGGGGACGTGAAAGTGGCCGTCAAGCTGCGGCGGGAGGGGATCGAAAGACGCGTGCGCGCCGACATCCGAATTCTCAGAAGCTTTAACCGTTTTTTCCGTCCTCTTTTCTCCACTCTTACCCGCCACTCCATCGAAGCGGTGATCGAAGAGTTCGCCGCGATGATCGTGCGTGAATGCAGTTTCAACGAAGAGCGCCGCAATCTCGAAAAATTCAGTGCGATGTACGCACACAGCGGGATCGTTTTCCCTACGCATTATCCGCGCTGGTGCAGCGACGACGCGATCGTGATGAGTTTCGAGGAGGGGTGGCGTTTCGACGAACGCGAGCGGATCGGTGAGGCGGGGATCGATGTCGCCGTGCTGATCGAGAAACTGGTGCGGTTTTACACCGACCAGATGCTGGTGAAGGGATTTTTCCACGCCGATCCCCATCCGGGAAATCTACTGGTCCGTTCCGACGGTGCGCTGGTACTGCTCGATTTCGGAATGGTCAAACGGGTTCCCAACGACACCCGCATCGCAATCATCGAGCTGATCCGTTCGGCGAACGAACGCGACTTCGAAGGATACGTCAGTGCCGCCAAGCGACTGGGGACCGTCGCCTATGATGCCCCCTCTGCCGAACTGGCGGAGTTCACCGAACGGATGTTCGATATTTTCGGAAACGACGCCCTGGACAGTTCGAGTATGCAAAAACTGGCTTTCGACGTTCTGGATCAGACCCGTAACCTTCCGTTCAAACTCCCGCAGGAAGCGATTTATATCCTCCGCGTCAGTGCCATTATCGAAGGGCTGGGGACCACGTACATCGAAAATTTCAACGGGATCAAGGACATTCTTCCGATCTTGCAGCGCAACATTCCCCGTGCGCTGGGGATGAAAGATTCACTGGTGGAGACCCTGTTTGACGAATTTTCCCGATTGCCCGAGGATGTGGGCGCACTGCGCGAAACGCTGCGCCGTGCCAGCCGCGGAGAACTCGTCGTCGAACTCTCGCCCCGCCAGATGGAGCAGCTGCATGCCGACCTGCAACGTTCCCTCGCACCGATGTATGCGGCGGCGGGCTTCGCTCTGGGGGCGTTTGCGGCATGGATGTCGGGGTGGGAGAACGCGTCGTATGTTTTGATGTGTGCTGCCGCCTTGAGGATGTGGTTTCGTTAG
- a CDS encoding class I SAM-dependent methyltransferase — translation MPRVDNNRFYAASLKKYGVSARGVQWRSEENQLIRFEQIAALILPAPGAVRIADAGCGFGDFYRFLFPVLGEKLHYIGIDSHEEMVRIARKRALGELLWRDVLRDPLPPADYYVCSGALNILTPYEAQRFIRRCYESSGKGFVFNFLEGAEPSNTYNYMSAANIERMARELNARCVLRRGYLQGDCTAAFYKPHDATRLQQ, via the coding sequence ATGCCGCGCGTCGATAACAACCGGTTTTACGCCGCATCGCTCAAAAAATACGGCGTATCGGCACGGGGGGTGCAGTGGCGCAGCGAAGAGAATCAGCTGATCCGTTTCGAACAGATCGCCGCGCTGATCCTCCCCGCACCGGGGGCTGTACGCATTGCCGATGCGGGATGCGGATTCGGCGATTTCTACCGCTTTCTCTTCCCCGTACTGGGGGAAAAGCTCCATTACATCGGGATCGATTCGCACGAAGAGATGGTTCGGATCGCCCGCAAACGCGCCCTGGGCGAACTGCTCTGGCGCGACGTGTTGAGAGACCCTCTCCCCCCGGCCGATTATTACGTCTGCAGCGGCGCGCTCAACATTCTCACCCCCTATGAAGCCCAGCGGTTCATCCGCCGTTGTTACGAATCCTCCGGAAAAGGGTTCGTTTTCAATTTTTTGGAAGGGGCCGAACCCTCGAACACCTACAACTACATGAGTGCTGCGAACATCGAGCGGATGGCGCGCGAACTGAACGCGCGGTGCGTTTTGCGGCGCGGATATCTCCAGGGCGACTGCACCGCCGCTTTTTACAAACCGCACGATGCCACGCGATTGCAACAGTGA